In one window of Scylla paramamosain isolate STU-SP2022 chromosome 36, ASM3559412v1, whole genome shotgun sequence DNA:
- the LOC135091148 gene encoding uncharacterized protein LOC135091148 isoform X4, whose product MTNHNCPRGRVVCGNEVADNVVLYTSKKTLICDHVQMNQVTAFIDASHTYGSDKCEQQQLSTKSDGMLRGTPNPLRGKDLLPTENENHECQAPSGRCFTVGG is encoded by the exons ATGACAAACCATAACTGTCCACGGGGGCGAGTTGTGTGTGGAAATGAG GTCGCAGATAACGTGGTGCTTTATACTTCAAAGAAGACCCTGATATGCGATCACGTGCAAATGAACCAAGTGACTGCCTTCATCGACGCCTCTCACACCTATGGCTCGGACAAGTGTGAGCAGCAGCAACTGAGTACCAAGTCG GACGGCATGCTACGAGGCACACCCAACCCCCTGCGAGGCAAAGACCTGCTGCCCACTGAGAATGAGAACCACGAGTGTCAGGCTCCCTCTGGCCGGTGCTTCACTGTAG